One window from the genome of Hydra vulgaris chromosome 02, alternate assembly HydraT2T_AEP encodes:
- the LOC136075983 gene encoding zinc finger MYM-type protein 1-like — MRYPHIKSFRSDESFEAIIKKSEEIAIKLGTEPVFPQVRLSRKRRFFEYEGTDTPLNGKSKYKVDFFNAIIDVALVSLNERFKMLDSYNKILGFLTRTKKMRSLDANELLNDCKNLEISLRNPSTEESDVNHEELYSEINTFLRMEASAQSKDALEILKYITANSLIEIFPNLFIALRILLTSPISVASAERSFSKLKLIKNYLRSTMGQDRLSALALISIENKISRSLDCSDLIDEFASLKFRKVKF, encoded by the exons ATGAGATATCCTCATATCA aatcattCAGAAGTGATGAATCATTTGAAgcgattattaaaaaatctgaaGAAATAGCTATAAAATTAGGTACTGAGCCAGTATTCCCTCAAGTGCGGCTTAGCCGAAAACGACGTTTTTTTGAATATGAAGGAACTGATACACCTCTAAATGGAAAGTCTAAATAtaaagtagatttttttaatgcaataattGATGTTGCATTAGTAAGCTTAAATGAAAGATTCAAAATGCTTGATTCatacaacaaaatattaggttttttaACCCGTACCAAAAAAATGCGAAGTTTAGATGCAAATGAATTGTTGAATGattgtaaaaatttagaaatatcaCTGAGAAATCCTAGTACAGAAGAATCGGACGTGAACCATGAAGAGTTATACTCggaaataaatacatttttaagaatGGAAGCTTCGGCGCAATCGAAAGATGCACTGGAAATTTTGAAGTATATTACGGCAAATTCTTTAATCgaaatttttccaaatttatttattgccCTACGAATTTTACTAACTTCCCCTATTTCAGTGGCAAGCGCAGAGAGGtcattttccaaattaaaactcataaaaaactatttacgtTCCACTATGGGTCAAGACCGCTTATCTGCATTAGCTTTAATTtccattgaaaataaaataagtcgGTCCTTGGACTGTTCTGATTTAATTGATGAGTTTGCGTCTTTAAAATTCAGAAAGGTTAAGTTTTAA